Sequence from the Fusarium oxysporum Fo47 chromosome VI, complete sequence genome:
CACACATCCCGTTCCTTTGTAAATTCGCTTCGCCAAAATAGGTCTCCCAAATTGAGAATTTCTCGATCGCCATTCAACTAACCGCCCAAACACCACAGCCAAGATGAGTACGTCGCCGCTCGTCAGCTGCTCGCGAAACGACAGCAGACGATACTTCTCCCGAGAGGATTGCAAGAGTTTTTGCTAATGCGTCTCAACAGCGAAGGGTACCTCCAGCTTCGGTAAGCGTCACAACAAGACGCACACCCTGTGCCGACGATGCGGTTAGTTCTTATGCCCTCTTGTCTCGCTGTTCAGACAGCCCTCGATCTGTGCAACGGATATTCGAAATAAAGCCGACGCCGAAAATAAACGATGCGCGAATCGAGGAATCTCTGAACGGCGGGGCTTGGAAACATCAAAGTGGACGGAAATACTGATGGAATCTCAAATAGGTCGCCGCTCTCTTCACGTTCAGAAGCATGAGTGCTCTTCTTGCGGCTACCCTGCTGCCAAGATCCGCAAGTGTATGTGAACTTCTCACAGATGGCGTCGACAAACCGATATCGAGTACTCGACGCTCTTGGACAGCATTACTGACTGCATCGACAGACAACTGGTCCGAGAAGGCTAAGCGAAGAAAGACCGTCGGTACTGGCCGCACTCGCTACCTCAAGGATGTGTCCCGACGATTCAAGAACGGTTTCCAGACTGGTACCCCCAAGGGCGCTCGAGGCGCTACCGCTGAGAAGGCCTAAATGGGGACCGCATCCCTTCTGATCCCTTCCACCACCTCTCCGGCCTACCCCTCTTCCACCACGGACGCTAGAACACCCGCTCCTTCGAGAACACACAACAGCAATGGCGGCTCATAGCATGAGCCTAGACCCAAGGACAATCTGGTTGGAACCGGAGTTAGGGTGGTGATTGGGACGGGCGGTCGTGTTTGTCGGTTCGTGGATGAAAGGAGCGTAAAGGTGCGGCTTGGAGCATGGGCATGGTGTTTTACATGTTTGAGCAAGGaagtaaaaaaaagaacCCTTTTGCTCTTCTGAGATTCTATAGGGTTTCGGTTACGAGGTTCTGAAATGGCATCTTGATTCTGCATGAACGTACCTGTGGCGATTGAGTGGACATTTGTGAGGAAAAGTTCTATTCGTCTGTCATGGAAATCCGCATTCTCGTGCATGATACCCTGTTGAATGAGGTATGACCTGTAAACTCAAAGGCTCTCAAGCGGCGGTTCTGAGATTAACATTCTCGCAACTGCCACGACGGTTGCTCTTGACTTTGATTTTGGTTCCTATTTCGCATCCATCATGTCCCTCTTTCAAAGACCTTAACCCCACCGTCCGCAACCACATGATATAAATACTCAGTAGCACCACCCAAGCCCTCTGCTCCAGGTCCTGTAATACGCAATACACCACTGACATCCCTCGCTGTCCCTGTATCAAGCATCCGTAGGGCCATCACCATGTCAGCTTCATGCGCTGAAGAAAGCACGAGGCTGGCGTGCTCTCGCTCAAGCGTCGTAACTTGGGTAGCAACAAGAGGCACGTCGGCTGACAGAGTGAGTAGCGTACTGTGAACAAGCTGCGAAGGATTTAGTGAGTGACGCACTTCTTCTAAGCCGAAACTTACACTGCGTAGGCTAAGAACAGCGTCTTGAAGTGTGAGACTTGTGGTTGAGTCATCGGTGACAGCGAGAAGCGCATCAAGTTGGTCGATAACAAGGATCTTACGCGACGCACGCAAATCCGCGATAGCACCTTCAATTTCCCTTTTGATGTCTGCAAGCTTCGTACTCCGAAGCGTTCTCTCTTTTCGTGTGCCTGGCACCCCGGTCTTAGCTTCACCATAGAGTCCTGAGAAACCGTCGATGAATGTGAAGCGTCCTGCTCTGCTTAGGGCATCTAAATCAAGGCCCTGGCCAATATCAGTATTTCCCTATACAAATGGTCCATTGATTTGAGAACTTGTTACCAATTTTGTAGCGCCCTCTTTCCAAAAGGCACCATCTCTCATGAAGCTCAGCAGTACGACGCCTGTGTCCTTGGCGCTCTCATCCCCATCTGTACTACCTCTCAGGTATGAATACACATGGCGCAGAACCAGCCAGTTCGCGCTTGCACCAAGCACGCTGGTGACAAGATTGAGCGAGGACTCTGGAGGTAGAGAGATGTAGGGCTCCAAAAGATGAGGTATCCGTGAAGTAGAAGCCATTTTGGGATTGAAATATTAGAGGTAATTATTGGGATGATACAAAATATTTTGAGGATTCAGTGGCACTGTGCGAGAAATTCAGTGCTTAGTGGAGCGAAAGGAACCCGTGGGTGATAGGCAAAATCAACTCCTAACTACCGCGTATTGGAAATCCTTTGAACCATAAAGTAAATGTGTGAAGAATCCTGTTCCAATCTGGAATATGAGTAAGTAGGAGTCTGTGGTAGAAGTTTATTTCCATCTGGTTCATTATGGTTTACCAACATGACACAAACTTAACCGTTCAAGGAGGGGCGAAGCTGAAAATCATTGCAAATTTAACCTTAACACTCACCACATCGCGAATTCTGTGCTCTAATCTCTAGGAGGGAATGTTCAACCTCGCCGTACCAGGACGAACTGTTCCTTTATAGAGTACCATCGCCATCAAGACTAACAAAATTCTCAAGCCTGCTAGCGCTCATAAGAAGATGGTATGTCTGTCTAACTTCCCATCTCACCCCCCTCCTTAAGACTGGAGTTTAAGCAAATCGTCAGCTGGTGACTTTCGTATAACACAAATTTATCCGTGGATTCTAGGACCTCAATAACGGTCAAGGCTCCCTTTGGATCGACAGTTTTCATTCGCCCTAACAACAACCAAGATTTAAGGTAACGAATACATCCCCCAGATAAGGACCAAGTTCAGGAAGAGATATCAACCTTAGCGTTTGTGTGTACGGCCAGTATCAAAGGCCAAGTACCAGGCTCTAGGATATGATGCCGGCTTGACCTAATGAACCCCGTCACGTCCCTCTCTGTGGTACTACTTTTCCTGGGTAAAGTGGCCGAGAGCGAATAATGACGAGCATGTCAGCAATTCGAAGCGAGTAGATTCTAGGCAACAGATACCTGTCTCCCGGCCCGAcgtgttggtgttgctcGAGCATCTGTGATGGGTGTTATTGATACCGTGAGCTTCAAGATATCTGGCTGTGATATTGTTGCCATGGTTCAGAAGGCGGAAAATATCCTGGAACCGCGTCTATTATACAGATCATTGATGAGTTTTAATTGATGTTGCCTTATTTGCCAAACAGACCTCCAAAGATAGACGatccgcctcctccacctccacgGCCACCATGTCTCCTGGCTTCAGTTCGAATCCATTCCTTCAGAAACTCCCTGTCGGCGAGCTTTCTGGCATCCGATAGCTTGGTCGCTGTTTGTGCCTCCCCACCATCGAAACTTAAGAGCGTGGGAATGCTGGTGATCATGTAAGTCATGGCTAAGTTGGGACTTCCTGACATGATATCCGGTGAATCAAACTCAACAGTCGCGAGAGACACGcctccctcctcctcgccaacGCCAGACTCGACAAGATCTCTGATGAGAGGGCTTACGACTTTGCAGGTTGAGCACCATGAGGCGGTCCACAGGGTCAGCAGGGGGGTCCGGGACGATGTCGAGAGTGAAAGGTAGGTTGAGAAAGAGTCATTGTTGCGGATACTAGCTGGCGGTCAACAGACAAGCTATTTCTCGGCAGAGGGAGACAAAGACAGCGATCGACAAATGGATTGCAAGGGGGGAACATGTGCGGAGACATGTGATCTATCAAAGCAAGCAATTTGACTTACGGGGCGTATATCTGGTTCTTGGCTTGTCGCGATGTagtcgatgagatcaaggctCGCTGGAATGAACGAGGTATCGTCTGTGCCTTATTACAGAGAGGGCGGAGCCCAGTGCGTAAAGTGATTGTGTGCATTATAATCTTGGAGATGAACCACGGCCTCAATGGCCAAAGCTGAATGTGCAATCGAACCTAAAATGCTTCGGTAGAATGGAATTCAAGCGAAGATTTGGAGGTGAGACATGGTAAGACGCCCGTGCCAGAAATGATGTAATGAGCTAGCGACAGGACCCTTCACCAGGTGGGGGATGCATTGTTTACTGGGGCGGCTGCAGTGAGATGGGCCAGTGGTGAGCTTGCAAAGAGATGCTGCAGACCGCACGGGACGCCGTTTAAACAACATAAGTCGGTCACGCGTGCAGCATCTACAGAAGTGAAACTTGGTTTAACCTGGAATCGTCGTTAGTTATGGCACTGCCGCCGCTCCCGCCAAGTGGCCAACAGGATGATGGATCCTTTGTCACCAGGCCTAAAGGCATGGGAGTGGAGTTGAGCCTGGTGATCCAACGTTAACCTTACTCGCGTTATCCGTCGAGTAGTGCCAGGTAGACCGTTACGAGTCCCTTATCAGGGAGAAGCATGGATACTTATATCCTACCGTCTCCTCGCGCATTGTTTCTTTGCGATGATATATTCCTCACAGAGAGCCGGAGTGGCATCttttcttgatcttttcccCCCGGATTGTATGATTCCAGGCCGACGTTTGTTTTTGCCATATACCCTTCATATGGCTTGCAGCTGGTGACGACTTGAAAAACTCCACAATTATTTAGACCCTGATGCCTTTCATTGCTTCGCGACGAAACTAACTGGCTTCCCATCTCGATCACACTCACCTATAAACAAAttccatcatccatcatccaaTCTCCCTAACCTAGAATTTTGTTCTCAGCCTCACTTTGTTCTCCTTCGTCGAAGACGCACCCTGCATAAGAAGCTTTGTTTACCCTCTATATCATTATCCACTTGGCACCTACAATCAAAACATGTCCAACTTCTAGATTATACCCATCAAGGTCTATCCCTCGATCTACGAGCTTTCCATCGAGAACCCCTCTGAACACGTCAGAAGTGATATTTAAAACACCAATTTTCATTTGCATCCTGGCTTGAGAAAGTCCTCCTTATGCAGTCAGAGAAACCAAACGTGCCCAGGTGGCGGCGCTTCCTGGGCGGCGGCGGACCTACCGGTGCCAGGCCAGATGAATCGTACGGACCTTCCAGATGGAGCATGGGCGTTCTGAACGATAAAAAGACTATTGAAGTTCCAGGTAAGCTCAAAAGCTCCCGTGTTTCTATATCAAGTTCGCAAGACTGACACGTTATAGGTTCCGTGCTTCTGCTGGCATCACATCGTAATGAGCCTCTCGGTCTGCGAAATGTGCACGCCAGAACCTCTCATTCATCTATTCCTGCTGGCTTTCCTGTTGATACACGAAGGACATCAgcctcatcagcagcagcagcggcggcggcagcTGCTGCCTCAGTAGCGGAGAGTCATGCTCCCGCGGACGAGAGTGACGgcaagaagaaaacaagCGACGGGGCTATCATCCTAGAACCACAGCCTGAAGAATCAGGAAATGATCCTCTAAACTGGCCCGCTTGGAAACGAGACATTGCTCTTTTATCGCTCGGTTTCTACTGTATGCTCGGCGGCGGCACAACTCCCCTCATCGCTGCTGGCTTCACCGACGTTGCAGAGACATACGACGTTGATGTCGAGAGGGTCGCTTTGACCACTGGACTCTACATGATGGGCATGGGCCTCGGCTCCGTTGTATTCTCACCAACTGCTATTCTATGGGGCAAACGCCCAGTATATCTGGGCAGTGCAATCCTGTTCATTGGGACATCGCTCTGGGCAGCATGGTCTCCAAGCTTTAATTCTCTCCTCGCGGCCAGAGTCTTTCAAGGCTTTGCTGTTAGCCCTGTTGAATGCCTTCCATCAGCCACAATTGCCgaaatcttcttcctccatgaGAGAGCCTACCGGATTGGTATCTATACTCTTCTATTGCTTGGCGGCAAGAACCTGGTTCCCCTTGTCAGTGCCGTCATCATTGGCGGTCTCTCGTGGCGCTGGGTTTTTTGGATCTTGGCCATGATCATTGCCTTTGGTGCTGTACTTCTCTTCTTGTTTGTCCCGGAAACCTTCTGGGATCGCACCCCCCATGCAAGGCCTAAGCATCCATCCAAGCGGCCAAGTTTTCTTCGCCGGCTCTCATCTCGTCATGCGGTTCCGCAAACTGGCGGAGAGGGGCTACTCCAGGGTGAGCCTGGAGCGCACTTCGCAGATGCAGGCCATACTCAAGATGGACGCCAATCACCTGCTGCTCTTCATCGAGGCCGGGACCTCCATGTTGGATTTGCTGAGTctggtgatgctgctgaAGAGGCCGCAGCTCCTGTGACTCCGGTTTCGCCTCAGGCGGTAGTCCATTCGTCTGACAAAAACCCATCTTCCCCAGGTGATGTCGGTAGCACGACTGGAAGTGAGTCCATCAGTGCGTCTTTCAAGTTGGGACCAAACCTGGAGAATGACAAGTTGGATGCCTCGCGGCTCCAGGGCCCGCCCAAGATCCAGGCCTACACACACAACCTCCGTCAACAGCCTCCAAAATCCTTTGTTCAACAGCTTAAGCCCTGGCATGGAAGGCTAAACAGTGATAGCTGGCTCAAGGTCATGGTTCGCCCTTTCATTCTATTCGCATACCCAGCGGTCCTCTGGTCAGCTGCCGTGTATGCTTGTTCTGTGGGTTGGCTTATCGTCATCTCTGAGTCGATTGCCATGATATACCGCGATAAAGATTCTTATAATTTCACCGCGCTCCAGACAGGCTTAGTGTATATCTCGCCTTTTATCGGTGGTATCCTGGGAACTGGCGTGGCTGGCAAGGTCAGTGACATTATTGTCAAGATCATGTCGAGGCGTAACGGCGGTCTCTACGAGCCCGAGTTCCGTCTTGTCATGGCCCTTCCCATCCTTATCAGCACATGCATAGGCCTAATGGGCTTTGGCTGGTCGGCAGAAGAAAAAGATCATTGGATGGTTCctaccttcttctttggagTTGTGTCATTTGGGTGCTCACTTGGATCAACTACATCCATCACATTCTGCGTGGACAGCTATCGCCAATACGCCGGAGAGGCTTTGGTGACGCTTAACTTTTCGAAGAATATCTTGCATGGACTTGTTTTCAGCCTCTTCGTTACGCATTGGTTGCATGGCGATGGCCCGAAGAAGGTGTATATCTGGATTGGTATAATCCAACTGCTTTTAATGCTGTGCACAATTCCTATGTACATTTACGGCAAGAGGGCACGTATGTGGACAGTTCGAGCAAACTTGATGGAGAAGTTCTGATTTCAAATGGGCATTGCTTGGAGTTTTGTCACCTTTACTGCATGAGACAAACAGCGCATCGCATGATCCTTCATTTTGACGATACGGAGTTTGTCTGTTTTGTTATTACTTACAACATATGGCCTGGCACGCGAGTGCTATTGCATTGACCACCAAGACCTAGCATGATTAGAATGATTATTTTTCTTAGTTAAGATGGCGGTTAGTGGTATTATTGAGAACAGACTTGGGCATCTATTTATTCAGCTGTCGCTGGTGATTTCTATTAAAACCTCAAGCAATAAGAGACTAGCCTAAGCCGTTTGACAGTTGCTTCCCACATCTTTACCTTGATGAATGCCCCTCCACCTGGTTCCGGTCTGAACTTACCACAATGCAGCGGGACATGTAGCTGGAGTCTACCCCTATCAACTTTCGTCACATGCACAGACCTGACAAGCACAATAATGAGAAGTCATCAGGTGATGTCGCGACTAAATGGCGTTTAGAGGCTCTCCCCTACTATACGTAAGGGATACGCCCTGAGCCAGCAACGTTTTATGgtaattaagtattataggATTAGCTTTGATCATTACGAGTTCTGACAAGGGGCTAGAATTTTTAGAATCAATTATCATTCACCGAACGCTGCCTATTTATTTCTGTTTACCCCCTGATGCTCAACCTCCAGATTTCAGACCATCAACCACGATAAGTGGCTCACGGCTCGAAGAGCGTTGtttggaaaagaaagagCTCATTAGAGCACACGACGCAATAGTCTCCGAGCGATGTCAACTTCTTACGATCAAGCTTGATTACAGTTACACAACCCGCATCAAACGATACCATAGCCTCTCTGGAGGACTTCTCAGGTGATCATGATCAACTCATTGCCTACCATTTCATGTACACCATGATAACAAAGTTTGAAATAATACTGAAGTACATGTGAATCATTACGAAACACCGCCATCTTGCGCGTAAAAGTGCCAGTTTCGTCTGTATCTAAGCTCGAATGCTCAGGCAACGGTTTGGCGGATAATGACCGCGATTACCAAGCCGCTGATTAATTTTTGATATCAAAATGAGATCGAGACTGAGGGCTCAAAGTAGTGGGACGCATATACCGTGCATCACACTCATAATACCTTTTTAAGGTGGCAAGCTGGTGTTTGTCAGTCCGATGATGCATGTTATGGCGCTTCCTGAGAGATAAACTCATCACCGTGGTCTAACCGAgttcttgttgctgaaggATGAATATTAGGAATGATTAGACTGGGAAATAATTTCACATTAGCGAGAAACTTGAAATACAAGTTGACGTTGCGGGAATAAGCTATACTTCAGGATACTCTGGGCCTATAGTGTGTTTTGTGTTCTTGTAGCAAACGAGGAACAGCAGCGCGTTCTCTTCATTTGTTCCTTTCCTTTTATACTCGGACAATTTTGTGCAAAATGCTGATGTTTTTGTGAAATGCTCCTGATGGTATATATCTGCGCCATATGCAATCAACGCTAATCCCAAGACACCATTTCCAACGCCCTTTCTTTAATTCATACATCTTAGGGACTGAAACCCTTGTCTGTGCTTGCAAGGCATCGATTCGTGTCCCGCTTGCTTCATTGAAGTAATGTTCATCCCTCGACCTGTGTATAGGGCAAGACGGGATGCAACTGTGTAGTTTACATAAGGACACAATCGCCTTCTTGTTGTCTCTCCATCTTGCTACGGGAAATGCGCTCACGCTGGCGCGCGCCGTTCTTGCCTGCGCCGCGTTTTAAATCCTCTAAGCGCTCACGAGCCTTAGGGAAATCTTGGGCTGTGCACTGTTGTCAGTTGTTGTCCACAAATATGATTCTATGACACTTACCGGCTGCTCGCCAATACCATCGTTTTGCGTCCTCCAGGTTTGGGGGAACACCGATACCTACCTCTGTGAAGTATCCCATGGCATATTCGGCTTTAGCAAGGCCTGCAATGGCAGCCTTGCGGGCCCAAAGATAAGCCTCAGTGTCACTTTGTCCTAGTACACCTTCACTGCCTGTGAGATACCAGCCACTGAGCGAAAGTTCTGCCTGATGCTCCTCCTGTGTGGCAGCTTTTGAGTACCACTGAATGGACTGTCGCGGGTCGATCGGACAGCCCAGCAATCCATATTCGAAAGCACATCCAAGTCGATACTGCGAAAACTTGTATCCCAGGTCGGCAGCTTGAAGGAATAGACTATATGCATATGCTTCATCTCGAATGATAGCATCGTTCGGTTGGGCTGATTCGTATAACAAGCCGAGTTCGTGTAGTGCGTGTGGATTCTCTCCATCTGCTCGCTCTGCAGCCCGCTTCAGCCATCCCACCGCTTCCCTGGGATTCTTAGGCTGACCAAGAAGCCCTTTCAATAAGATCATTCCAACCTTGTACATTGCTGGAGGATCACCCAAAGTTGCAGCACGTTTGTACCACTGAATTGCTTTCATCGGGTCCTTACGTGTACCGCCTCCTTCCTCGTGGCCAATCTCGCAGCACACTGCAGTTCGATAAGCTGCTGCAGGGTGTCCAAGTTTTGCAGCAGACTGGTACTGAGTGAAAGCCTCCTTATGATCGCTATCACCGAAGAGACCTCGTCCGAGACAATCTGCCAGGAGGAACATGGCGTCTGGATTCTGGGCGTTGGCCAGCTTTTTAAGAATCTTATGGCAGTCGATCAGATAACGCTCGCGTGCCCTTGTACGTTGCTTAGGGTCTGGCATCTTAGGTGCCAAGACGTCAGCAGCCTCGACCAACTTCTTGGCCAGTCTCAATGCTGAGTCCTGGTCACTCGagttgttcttgatcagCATTCTGAGATGTTCTAGTTCTTGTGTGGTAACAGGGCCTTCGTCCCTGGCTGGCTGCCGTTGGCTGTTGTTCCTGGGTGGCgaccgttgctgctgttgataCTGGGGTTGTCgtggctgaggctgaggttgtGGTTGCGGTTGAGGGGCTGGCGTAGAGACTCCGTAGTTTCGGACAGGAGCTGGCTTATTACCCAGATGAACCATTGAATCTTGCATCAGACCCGGACGGATAGGAGCGGGATGTGAAGGAAGGCCATCCGGATTCATGGGTCCACTAGTACGGGCACCATTCATAGCTGCTGGTGCACTAGGTCCTCTGGCTGGTATTTGGTTATAATCCTGATCATACGCAGCCTGGTAGTTGCTCATCGGTGGAACCGGTGGGACTGCGGGGACGTCTGGCACATCGCCAGCCATCTCAAATACGGCTGTTTGAGGTTGACGAAGGACTGGTTGTGACTTGGCGTGATTGAGGACAGCTGTTTGGTGGGCTCCTCGCTGAGGCTGTTCATTGCTCGGGCGCATTGACTGTTCGAACGAACTACGTTGTCCTGGAGCTGGTGCAGCATCGAAGTCCGGCAGGCTGACCCGGTTTTGCTGGGATTCTGGCCCGTATTCAGGGTGGCTGTTGCGTTGATTGTCGAAATAAGCATCGTAAACTTCGTCATAAGAAGCTGCTGATGGCTTATGGTATGCATTTCGGTCATCATACTCCCCACTATAGTGGCCTCCCGGGCCT
This genomic interval carries:
- a CDS encoding major facilitator superfamily domain-containing protein, whose product is MQSEKPNVPRWRRFLGGGGPTGARPDESYGPSRWSMGVLNDKKTIEVPGSVLLLASHRNEPLGLRNVHARTSHSSIPAGFPVDTRRTSASSAAAAAAAAAASVAESHAPADESDGKKKTSDGAIILEPQPEESGNDPLNWPAWKRDIALLSLGFYCMLGGGTTPLIAAGFTDVAETYDVDVERVALTTGLYMMGMGLGSVVFSPTAILWGKRPVYLGSAILFIGTSLWAAWSPSFNSLLAARVFQGFAVSPVECLPSATIAEIFFLHERAYRIGIYTLLLLGGKNLVPLVSAVIIGGLSWRWVFWILAMIIAFGAVLLFLFVPETFWDRTPHARPKHPSKRPSFLRRLSSRHAVPQTGGEGLLQGEPGAHFADAGHTQDGRQSPAALHRGRDLHVGFAESGDAAEEAAAPVTPVSPQAVVHSSDKNPSSPGDVGSTTGSESISASFKLGPNLENDKLDASRLQGPPKIQAYTHNLRQQPPKSFVQQLKPWHGRLNSDSWLKVMVRPFILFAYPAVLWSAAVYACSVGWLIVISESIAMIYRDKDSYNFTALQTGLVYISPFIGGILGTGVAGKVSDIIVKIMSRRNGGLYEPEFRLVMALPILISTCIGLMGFGWSAEEKDHWMVPTFFFGVVSFGCSLGSTTSITFCVDSYRQYAGEALVTLNFSKNILHGLVFSLFVTHWLHGDGPKKVYIWIGIIQLLLMLCTIPMYIYGKRARMWTVRANLMEKF